The following proteins are encoded in a genomic region of Vulpes vulpes isolate BD-2025 chromosome X, VulVul3, whole genome shotgun sequence:
- the HCFC1 gene encoding host cell factor 1 isoform X2, with amino-acid sequence MASAVSPANSPAVLLQPRWKRVVGWSGPVPRPRHGHRAVAIKELIVVFGGGNEGIVDELHVYNTATNQWFIPAVRGDIPPGCAAYGFVCDGTRLLVFGGMVEYGKYSNDLYELQASRWEWKRLKAKTPKNGPPPCPRLGHSFSLVGNKCYLFGGLANDSEDPKNNIPRYLNDLYILELRPGSGVVAWDIPITYGVLPPPRESHTAVVYTEKDNKKSKLVIYGGMSGCRLGDLWTLDIETLTWNKPSLSGVAPLPRSLHSATTIGNKMYVFGGWVPLVMDDVKVATHEKEWKCTNTLACLNLDTMAWETILMDTLEDNIPRARAGHCAVAINTRLYIWSGRDGYRKAWNNQVCCKDLWYLETEKPPPPARVQLVRANTNSLEVSWGAVATADSYLLQLQKYDIPATAATATSPTPNPVPSVPANPPKSPAPAAAAPAVQPLTQVGITLLPQAATAPPTTTTIQVLPTVPGSSISVPAAARTQGVPAVLKVTGPQATTGTPLVTMRPASQAGKAPVTVTSLPAGVRMVVPTQSAQGTVIGSSPQMSGMAALAAAAAATQKIPPSSAPTVLSVPAGTTIVKTVAVTPGTTTLPATVKVASSPVMVSNPATRMLKTAAAQVGTSVSSAANTSTRPIITVHKSGTVTVAQQAQVVTTVVGGVTKTITLVKSPISVPGGSALISNLGKVMSVVQTKPVQTSAVTGQASTGPVTQIIQTKGPLPAGTILKLVTSADGKPTTIITTTQASGAGTKPTILGISSVSPSTTKPGTTTIIKTIPMSAIITQAGATGVTSSPGIKSPITIITTKVMTSGTGAPAKIITAVPKIATGHGQQGVTQVVLKGAPGQPGTILRTVPMGGVRLVTPVTVSAVKPAVTTLVVKGTTGVTTLGTVTGTVSTSLAGAGGHSTSASLATPITTLGTIATLSSQVINPTAITVSAAQTTLTAAGGLTTPTITMQPVSQPTQVTLITAPSGVEAQPVHDLPVSILASPTTEQPTATVTIADSGQGEVQPGTVTLVCSNPPCETHETGTTNTATTTVVANLGGQPQPTQVQFVCDRQEAAASLVTSTVGPQNGSVVRVCSNPPCETHETGTTHTATTATSNMAGQHSCSNPPCETHETGTTSTATTAMSSIGTNPQPDARRAYVAGSTPAVVRIGVAPGASEGAQGFVKPLCQTRQTSVTSTTMTVMATGAPCSAGPLLGPGLAVESGGRSTTFVQLAPVSSQVRPSVPGGKDTPVASLSQLVSVGRQLEAHHTHTTNTPTTVRSTMGSGEPSEARGTPMPAYESSPGPAVTVTALEALLCPSATVTQVCSNPPCETHETGTTNTATTSNAGSTQRVCSNPPCETHETGTTHTPTTATSSGGAGQPEGGQQPPAGRPCETHQTTSTGTTMSVSVGALLPDTIPSHRTLESGLEVAAPPAITPQAGASLLAPFPTQRVCSNPPCETHETGTTHTATTVTSNMSSNQDPPPAASDQGEVESTQGDSVNITSSSAVTTTVSSTLTRAVTTVTQSTPVPGPSVPKISSMTEATPGALTTEVPIPATITVTIANTETSDMPFSAVDILQPPEELQASPGPRQQLPPRQLLQPASTPLMGESAEVLSASQTPELQAAVDLSSTGDPSSGQEPTSSAVVATVVVQPPPPTQSEVDQLSLPQELMAEAQAGTTTLMVTGLTPEELAVTAAAEAAAQAAATEEAQALAIQAVLQAAQQAVMGTGEPMDTSEAAAAVTQAELGHLSAEGQEGQATTIPIVLTQQELAALVQQQQQLQEAQAQQQHHHLPTEALAPADSLNDPTIESNCLNELAAAVPSTVALLPSTGTESLAPSNTFVAPQPVVVASPAKLQAAATLTEVANGIESLGVKPDLPPPPSKAPVKKENQWFDVGVIKGTNVMVTHYFLPPDDAVPSDDDSGTVPDYNQLKKQELQPGTAYKFRVAGINACGRGPFSEISAFKTCLPGFPGAPCAIKISKSPDGAHLTWEPPSVTSGKIIEYSVYLAIQSSQAGGEPKSSTPAQLAFMRVYCGPSPSCLVQSSSLSNAHIDYTTKPAIIFRIAARNEKGYGPATQVRWLQETSKDSSGAKPASKRPMSSPEMKSAPKKSKADGQ; translated from the exons ATGGCTTCGGCCGTGTCGCCCGCCAACTCGCCAGCGGTGCTCCTGCAGCCTCGCTGGAAGCGAGTGGTGGGCTGGTCGGGTCCAGTGCCCCGGCCCCGCCACGGCCACCGCGCCGTGGCCATCAAGGAACTCATCGTGGTGTTTGGCGGCGGCAACGAGGGGATAGTGGACGAACTGCACGTGTACAACACGG CAACTAACCAGTGGTTCATCCCAGCCGTGAGAGGGGACATCCCCCCTGGGTGTGCAGCCTATGGCTTCGTGTGTGACGGGACCCGCCTGCTAGTGTTTGGTGGGATGGTGGAGTATGGGAAATACAGCAACGACCTCTATGAGCTCCAG GCAAGCCGGTGGGAATGGAAGAGACTCAAAGCCAAGACGCCCAAAAATGGGCCCCCTCCATGTCCTCGGCTTGGGCACAGCTTCTCCCTTGTGGGCAACAAATGCTACCTGTTTGGGGGTCTGGCCAACGATAGTGAGGACCCCAAGAACAACATTCCAAG GTACCTGAATGACTTATATATCCTGGAATTGCGGCCAGGCTCCGGAGTCGTAGCCTGGGACATCCCCATCACTTACGGCGTCCTGCCTCCACCCCGGGAGTCACATACGGCTGTGGTCTATACTGAGAAAGACAATAAGAAGTCCAAGCTGGTGATCTACGGAGGGATGAGTGGCTGCAGGCTGGGGGACCTCTGGACCCTGGATATTG AGACCCTGACATGGAATAAACCCAGTCTCAGTGGGGTGGCACCTCTTCCTCGAAGTCTTCACTCAGCCACGACCATAGGAAACAA AATGTACGTGTTTGGTGGCTGGGTGCCTCTCGTCATGGATGACGTCAAAGTGGCCACACACGAGAAGGAGTGGAAGTGTACCAACACACTGGCTTGTCTCAACCTGG atACCATGGCCTGGGAGACCATCCTGATGGACACGCTGGAGGACAACATTCCCCGGGCCCGAGCTGGCCACTGTGCCGTAGCCATCAATACCCGCCTATACATTTGGAGTGGGCGCGACGGCTACCGAAAGGCCTGGAACAACCAGGTCTGCTGCAAGGATCTCTGGTACCTGGAAACAG AAAAgccaccgccccccgcccgggTACAGCTGGTGCGAGCCAACACCAACTCCCTGGAGGTGAGCTGGGGGGCAGTGGCGACAGCCGACAGTTACCTTCTGCAGCTCCAGAAATATGACATTCCTGCCACGGCTGCTACTGCCACCTCCCCCACACCCAATCCAGTCCCATCTGTGCCTGCCAACCCTCCCAAGAGCCCTGCCCCAGCAGCAGCCGCACCTGCTGTGCAGCCGCTGACCCAAGTAGGCATCacgctcctgccccaggctgCCACCGCGCccccgaccaccaccaccatccaggTCTTGCCGACAGTGCCTGGCAGCTCGATTTCCGTGCCCGCTGCAGCCAGGACTCAAG GTGTCCCTGCTGTTCTCAAAGTCACCGGTCCTCAGGCTACAACAGGAACCCCATTGGTCACCATGCGACCTGCCAGCCAGGCTGGGAAAGCCCCCGTCACCGTGACCTCCCTTCCTGCAGGCGTGCGAATGGTTGTGCCAACGCAGAGCGCCCAGGGGACG GTGATTGGCAGCAGCCCACAGATGAGTGGCATGGCTGCGCTGGCAGCCGCAGCTGCCGCCACCCAGAAGATCCCTCCTTCCTCAGCACCCACCGTGCTGAGCGTCCCGGCGGGCACCACCATCGTCAAGACCGTGGCCGTGACACCTGGCACCACGACCCTCCCGGCTACTGTAAAGGTGGCCTCCTCCCCAGTCATG GTGAGCAACCCAGCCACTCGAATGCTGAAGACTGCAGCCGCCCAGGTGGGGACATCCGTCTCCTCTGCTGCCAACACATCCACTCGCCCCATCATCACAGTCCACAAATCAGGGACTGTGACTGTGGCCCAGCAAGCCCAGGTGGTGACCACGGTGGTGGGTGGAGTCACCAAGACCATCACCCTGGTGAAGAGCCCCATCTCCGTCCCAGGAGGCAGCGCTCTG ATTTCCAACCTTGGCAAAGTGATGTCAGTGGTTCAGACCAAACCAGTTCAAACTTCAGCGGTCACAGGCCAGGCGTCTACGGGCCCGGTGACTCAGATCATCCAG ACCAAAGGGCCCCTGCCAGCCGGGACCATCCTGAAGCTAGTGACCTCAGCAGATGGCAAgcccaccaccatcatcaccaccacgcAGGCCAGTGGGGCTGGGACAAAGCCCACCATCCTGGGCATCAGCAGCGTGTCCCCGAGCACCACCAAGCCTGGCACGACCACCATCATCAAGACCATCCCCATGTCAGCCATCATCACACAGGCTGGCGCCACAG GTGTGACCAgcagtcctggcatcaagtcccccatcaccattatcaccaccaAGGTGATGACTTCTGGAACTGGAGCACCTGCCAAAATCATCACAGCTGTCCCCAAAATCGCCACTGGCCATGGGCAGCAAGGAGTGACTCAG GTGGTGCTAAAGGGGGCCCCTGGACAGCCAGGCACCATCCTCCGCACCGTGCCCATGGGGGGTGTCCGCCTGGTCACCCCTGTCACTGTCTCTGCCGTCAAGCCAGCTGTCACCACGTTGGTTGTGAAGGGCACCACAG gtGTCACAACCCTCGGTACAGTGACAGGCACCGTTTCCACCAGCCTGGCCGGAGCTGGGGGCCACAGTACCAGCGCCTCCCTGGCCACACCCATCACCACCTTGGGTACCATTGCCACCCTCTCAAGCCAAGTGATCAACCCCACTGCCATCACAGTTTCGGCCGCGCAGACCACACTGACGGCGGCCGGTGGGCTGACCACCCCCACCATCACCATGCAG CCTGTCTCTCAGCCTACACAGGTGACTCTCATCACAGCACCCAGTGGCGTTGAGGCCCAGCCCGTGCATGACCTCCCCGTGTCCATTCTGGCCTCCCCTACTACAGAGCAGCCCACGGCCACAGTCACCATTGCCGATTCAGGCCAGGGGGAGGTGCAGCCAGGCACCGTGACGCTGGTGTGCTCCAACCCGCCCTGCGAGACCCACGAGACGGGCACCACCAACACGGCCACCACCACCGTTGTGGCTAATCTCggggggcagccccagcccaccCAAGTGCAGTTCGTCTGTGACAGACAGGAGGCAGCCGCTTCTCTCGTGACCTCAACGGTCGGGCCACAGAATGGCAGCGTGGTTCGCGTCTGCTCCAACCCGCCATGCGAGACCCATGAGACGGGCACCACGCACACGGCCACCACCGCCACGTCCAACATGGCCGGCCAGCACAGCTGCTCCAACCCGCCGTGCGAGACCCACGAGACAGGCACCACCAGCACCGCCACCACCGCTATGTCCAGCATCGGCACCAACCCACAGCCAGACGCCCGGCGTGCCTACGTGGCTGGCAGCACTCCCGCTGTGGTCCGGATTGGCGTGGCCCCTGGGGCGTCGGAGGGAGCCCAGGGTTTTGTCAAGCCCTTGTGCCAAACCCGCCAGACCAGTGTGACCAGCACCACAATGACTGTGATGGCCACGGGAGCCCCATGCTCAGCTGGCCCACTCCTTGGGCCAGGTCTGGCCGTGGAGTCTGGTGGCCGCAGCACCACTTTTGTGCAGCTGGCTCCTGTGAGCAGCCAGGTCAGACCCAGCGTTCCTGGCGGCAAGGACACCCCCGTGGCCAGCCTGAGTCAGCTGGTGTCCGTGGGGCGCCAGCTGGAGGCCCATCACACCCACACAACCAACACCCCCACCACAGTCCGCTCCACCATGGGTTCCGGGGAGCCCAGCGAGGCCCGGGGGACCCCCATGCCCGCGTATGAGAGCTCACCTGGTCCTGCTGTGACTGTGACAGCCCTGGAGGCGCTGCTGTGCCCCTCGGCCACCGTCACCCAAGTCTGCTCCAACCCACCCTGCGAGACCCACGAGACGGGCACCACCAACACCGCCACTACCTCGAACGCAGGCAGCACCCAGCGGGTCTGCTCCAACCCACCCTGCGAGACCCATGAGACAGgcaccacccacacacccactACCGCCACGTCCAGCGGGGGTGCGGGCCAGCCCGAGGGTGGGCAGCAGCCCCCTGCCGGCCGCCCCTGTGAAACACACCAGACCACTTCCACCGGTACCACCATGTCAGTCAGTGTGGGTGCCCTGCTGCCCGATACCATCCCCTCCCACAGGACCCTAGAGTCAGGCTTGGAAGTAGCGGCACCGCCCGCCATCACCCCCCAGGCTGGTGCTTCGTTGCTGGCTCCTTTCCCGACACAGAGGGTCTGCTCCAACCCCCCTTGTGAGACGCACGAGACGGGCACCACACACACAGCCACCACAGTCACCTCCAATATGAGCTCAAACCAAG ATCCCCCACCAGCGGCCAGTGACCAGGGAGAGGTGGAGAGCACCCAGGGTGACAGCGTGAACATCACCAGCTCCAGTGCCGTTACAACGACCGTGTCCTCCACGCTGACGCGGGCTGTGACCACTGTGACACAGTCCACACCGGTCCCAGGTCCCTCGGTGCCG aAGATCTCATCAATGACTGAGGCTACCCCAGGGGCTCTGACCACCGAAGTCCCCATCCCGGCCACGATAACAGTGACCATAGCCAACACAGAAACTTCTGACATGCCCTTCTCTGCTGTTGACATCCTGCAGCCCCCAGAGGAACTCCAGGCCTCGCCAGGGCCTCGCCAGCAGCTGCCGCCACGGCAACTCCTGCAGCCTGCCTCCACACCCCTGATGGGGGAGTCCGCCGAGGTCCTGTCAGCTTCCCAGACCCCTGAGCTCCAAGCCGCCGTGGATCTGAGCAGTACAGGGGACCCGTCTTCGGGCCAGGAGCCCACCAGCTCAGCTGTGGTGGCCACCGTGGTAGTCCAGCCGCCCCCGCCCACACAGTCCGAAGTAGACCAGTTGTCCCTTCCTCAAGAGCTGATGGCTGAGGCCCAGGCGGGCACCACCACCCTCATGGTGACGGGGCTCACCCCTGAGGAGCTGGCGGTGACTGCCGCCGCTGAAGCGGCTGCCCAGGCCGCAGCCACAGAGGAGGCCCAGGCCCTGGCCATCCAGGCGGTGCTCCAGGCTGCACAGCAGGCCGTCATGG GCACCGGGGAGCCCATGGACACGTCCGAGGCAGCAGCAGCTGTGACGCAGGCAGAGCTGGGCCACCTGTCGGCCgagggccaggagggccaggcCACCACCATTCCCATCGTACTGACACAGCAGGAACTGGCGGCCCtggtgcagcagcagcagcagctgcaggaggCGCAGGCCCAACAGCAGCACCACCACCTCCCCACTGAGGCTCTGGCACCCGCCGACAGCCTCAACGACCCGACCATCGAGAGCAACTGCCTCAATGAGCTGGCCGCGGCTGTCCCCAGCACTGTGGCCCTGCTGCCCTCCACGGGCACCGAGA GCCTGGCCCCCTCCAACACCTTTGTGGCCCCCCAGCCCGTCGTGGTAGCAAGCCCCGCAAAGCTGCAGGCTGCGGCCACCCTGACCGAGGTGGCCAATGGCATTGAGTCTCTGGGCGTG AAGCCAGACCTACCGCCCCCACCTAGCAAAGCCCCCGTGAAGAAGGAGAATCAGTGGTTTGATGTGGGCGTCATTAAGGGTACCAACGTAATGGTGACACACTATTTCCTGCCACCAGATGATGCTGTTCCTTCCGAC GATGACTCGGGCACCGTCCCCGACTACAACCAGCTaaagaagcaggagctgcagccAGGCACAGCCTATAAGTTCCGTGTTGCCGGGATCAACGCCTGTGGCCGAGGGCCCTTCAGCGAGATCTCGGCCTTTAAGACGTGTCTGCCTGGTTTCCCAGGGGCCCCCTGTGCCATTAAAATCAGCAAA AGTCCAGATGGTGCTCACCTCACCTGGGAGCCGCCGTCCGTGACCTCCGGCAAGATCATCGAGTACTCGGTGTACCTGGCCATCCAGAGCTCGCAGGCGGGTGGCGAGCCCAAGAGTTCCACCCCGGCCCAGCTGGCCTTCATGCGGGTGTACTGTgggcccagcccctcctgcctGGTGCAATCCTCCAGCCTCTCCAATGCTCACATCGACTACACCACCAAGCCCGCCATCATCTTCCGCATCGCCGCCCGCAACGAGAAGGGCTATGGCCCGGCTACTCAAGTGAGGTGGTTGCAAG AAACCAGTAAAGACAGCTCTGGCGCCAAGCCAGCCAGCAAGCGGCCCATGTCCTCTCCGGAAAT GAAATCCGCTCCAAAGAAATCTAAGGCAGATGGTCAGTGA